The genomic stretch AAAAAGCCTGCACACAACTCTAGCTTAGCTTCAGTTTTAGGGATTCGTACCCTTCCAAGATCTGTACCCGTAGTACATGTAGCAGCAGGGTTTCATTTGTCTCCGTTGATactcttttctttatttcagcttttctaccttttttttttttttggtggggtgGGGGTTGGTAATATCGCAGTAGTACTAATTGCTACTGCTAAGATAGCACCACAAGCAAGAACAAAGACATCAAGTGGCGGCTTTTTAGCATGTTGTATTGTACCAAGGCCGAGAGGACGATGATTTTCTTCTCTCTAGTCCATCTGCCCAAACACACCATGGTCCTGTTTGTGCATGGGGTATTATTTTTTGAGAGTCTTTAATTTATAGAAACATGGTCCCTGTGTCTGATTGTCCAATTGAAAGAAGTATTCAATTTTcattattaaattaaattttcaaaacttcagCTGttctccaaaaaataaaaataaaaataaaaatactgtTTACCATGTATTTTAATCGGCAGGATATGGAAATAATTGAAGGGGCGATTTTGGATTTCTTGGAATTCTACTACTACTAGTTTGTACGTACTTCATATCTATCACATACTAATACTATCATATATTGCATTGACCCACTCTGCTGgcctgagagagagagagagagagagagagaaataaagaaagatcagaagaagaagcagaagGGGGGCATATCAAATGATGAACATGGCTTGGAAGTCATCATCAGTCATCAAATTTCCCCCTATCTGATCTTCTATTTCTGAAGAATTTCTGTTTCTTCCTGCCTAGGTCAGCTTCATGCCACTGCACTTCTTGCTTGGCTTATTAACAGCACAAGTCTGAGATCCACCAGTAGTCTAACGTATAAAAATCCAAccttttctaattttcttgCAAAAAAGTCTGTAACTTGAAGCCTTAGACTGAGGAAATCTTTTGGTTTGATTAATCTTTGCTTCATTTTCCTCCCTTTTTGACTTCTTTTGCCactcgttttttttttccatgggATGTGTTAGTTTCTTGGGTACGCGTGACTAATTGATGAAAATTTAGAGCCAGCTGAAAGAAAACCGGATAAGATCTATGCCTATTCCAGGTGGTGAGGAGAAAACGAGGGCTATGGTTACAACAACTGGCTATTGTTTCTCAGATCCTTCAAACGTTAATCCCAGTATCCAGACTCATATAGTCACCCAGTTGCAAAGCTTTGAGTCCAATCCAGAGATCTATAACTTGACTACTGGCATGGAGATGATAGGGTTTCCATCCAAGAATCTACAACCGACTAGTCATGATAACAATTCAGTTATGTGGAAAGAGTTCTTTGGTAAGCCTTCTGGAAACCACCACCACCATTATCAGGCTGGTGGCGCATCGTCTTCAAAGACCATCAATGAGCCATCATCGGCTAGTGATCAATTTTATCAGCAAGATTTCAGTGCAACTGGTAAGCCTGATTTTTCAACTGGGATTTCTGATACAGCAAGTCAGGAGAGTCTGATGGTTACGCAAGATCATCATAATCAGTCTTCAGCAGCTTGGCATGTCAACAGATCAGTGCTTCTCGGCGATCCTTCTTTGAGAGTGGTGTTTCCTTGTGAAGGAAACGAAAGGCCTAGTCAAGGACTTTCACTGTCACTCGGTTCATCTAACAATCCTTCAACTATTGGATTACAATCTTTTGAACTCAAACATCAAGATGATATGAGATTTGCTCCCTCCACCTCAAGAGATGGGCAGTTTATTGGCAAGTCTTTGAATATTCAACAGCAGCAACAAATGATGGAAGATGGGTTTTTGGGAAAAGCTGCAAACCTTCATCATCAAGGCCTGTTTCAGATAAGAAGCTCAAAGTACTTGGCTCCTGCTCAGGAGCTACTGAATGAGTTTTGTAATCTCGAAACAAAGCAAACTGACCGTACGTCAAAGTTAAAGCTTCACAAAACCAGTCAATGGCAGGACCAAGAAAATGCAAGCAATCCctcaaaaatgcaatctttaTATTCCCTTGACCTAATGGAACTGCAGAAGAGAAAAGCTAAGCTGCTTCAAATGCTAGAAGAGGTATATATCTGCGTCTGCAAAACATCCCTTCTTCTTTTAAGATCAAAACTTTTTTCTATTGTTGTTTATCGTGTTTCTTCATGATGAAATCTCCACCATCCACATAAGATGACGGTAGTTTACTAACTATCAAGGAATAGTATATTTACTGGACTATTCGGATCTCCTGGAATGAAACTCATGAAGAGTTGAACTAACTCCGCAGCTGAGGACACTTTTCCATTAATGCTCACATGGTGACAATTTGGAAATTCCATTCAGAACCCTCTATTCAGTTCATTTGTCTGTAATATTTACATTTTACTGCTAGTACTCAAAACTTGTTTGTATTGGAAACTCTAATAATTCTCAAAACTTCAGGAACAAAAAAAgactaaaatcttttccaatctGCAGGTGGATAGAAGATACAAGCACTACTGTAATCAAATGAAGGCTGTGGTAGCATCATTTGAAGCGGTGGCTGGAAATGGAGCAGCAGCAGTTTATTCAGCCTTGGCATCTAAGGCTATGTCAAGACATTTTAGATGTTTACGGGATGGTATTGTTGGTCAGATTAAGGCCACCAAGAAGGCTTTAGGGGAGAAAGACACGGCTGCTCCTGGTACAACGCGAGGCGAGACACCGAGGCTTAGACTTCTTGATCAAGCATTAAGGCAACAGAGGGCTTTTCAGCAGATGAGCATGATGGAAAGTCATCCATGGAGACCTCAACGCGGCCTTCCTGAGAGAGCCGTATCTGTTCTTCGCGCTTGGCTCTTTGAGCACTTCCTTCATCCGTAAATTCTTCCTCCTTCTATCCCttcttttaatttcttgctGTTTGCACTTATCAAGTAGTACAAGATAGACTAAAGGTTCAACAATCAACAGTATTTGAATATATTTCTTACTTGAAGTCTCAGTCAATTGTTTAAAAAAACAAACCCAAAATTTGTTAGTTTCTCTCCGCCATTATCAAGATTCCCTGTGTCCATTGTCGCATTTTGCTTCCTAAATGCCTTTTTTTTTATGCGAGCGATTTTATAGACCTTTTTGTTATAATTGCGTGAAATTTGTTTGTTACAGCAAAACTTGGccccatctctctctctctctcacacacacacacacacacacacattctCTCTCCCTTATAAATGCATTCGAGAGTATCATTTTGATCGCACCTAGCAAAAAGAGCACAAACGAGCCGGATGAACCATAACTTTCAAGACTGGAAGTGTTAATGTTCACATTTTGTTGCAGGTACCCGACTGATGTAGATAAACACATTTTAGCTCGCCAAACAGGTCTCTCAAGAAGTCAGGCAAGTCCTTTTCTAAGAACAATTATTTAAATCCACCATCGTGTATATTATATTACCGATGGAGTATATCTTCTTAGAATCTATTTATTAGTGAATAAAATATTTCTTTTGCTCAAGTTGAAAAGTTTATCCCTGTTGTTTTCAGCGTATCTTGCATGACTAATGCTTTGTTTTATATTGGTATTTGTTCAGGTGTCCAATTGGTTCATTAATGCCAGAGTAAGGCTATGGAAGCCCATGGTGGAAGAAATGTACACTGAAGAAACCAAGGAGGGAGAAAACTCGGGGGAGTCCTTGGATGGAGGACCAGCTAAAGGAGGCCTTGATGATCATCAAAACCCTCATCATCAGTCTAGAGCTGATCAAGATCAGAAGCCAACACCGGACCAACTTGTTAGAATTGATTCTGAGTGCCTCTCTTCAATTATCAACAACCCTGAAAAGAATGACAGCAAAAGTAGCAAAAGCCTTCATCAGGAAGATCACAACTTGCAGCACATCCAACACCATAGTTTCAGTAGAGCCTCGGATTCATTTGGCGCCGTGGAGTTGGACTTCTCATCATACAATCATCACTCAGCTGGTGCTCTCTCTTATGAAAATGCACATCAGACCTATGCCGCTGGTGGCAGCGGCAGCGGCAGCGGCAGCGGGGGCAGTGGTACTGGTGGTGGGGTGTCCTTAACGTTGGGTTTACAGCAGCACAGTGGAGGTGGGGTGAGTTTGGCATTCTCTCCAGCTTCACAAAATTCTCTCTTTTACTCTAGAGAGCACATGGAAGATTGCCCACCAGTTCAGTACTCACTCTTGGATAGTGAAGGCCAGAATTTGCCGTATAGGAACTTGATGGGGGCACAATTGCTCCATGATTTGGCAGGATAGGAAATAGAATGTTTGGAGATCTCCCATAGGATGTTCATCGATCAACACTTTCAAGGGTCCTCAGTCATGGAGGGATGGTGATGGTTGACGACTGAAATGTGCACTACTGGGTGAAACTATGGAAATGCAACATACATTTTTAGTCCTACAAGTTACTATATATATTTTGGCTAGGTACACCGTATACAATGGAAATTAATGGATTAATGGCTATAAATTTTGAACATTTTACTGCTTTGGAAGAGTAGTTAGAGTTGCTTTTGAGCTGGACGCCTAGTATTGCTAGCAATCGATGATGCAAGACTATACAGATCTTTAATTCTCCTCTTTTCGAAGATAAGATTCTGTAATTTATAAAGTTTTTTCATCTTGCAGCTATGTAAATAAGTAGAAGGTGGTGAATTGTGATTCCTCTCTCTCGCTCTCAAAGCTAGCCTGCTGGATAAGTACTGAGAATGAAAATTGTGGTTCTGATTAGCTTAACCAAAGATTCCAAATTTATTGGGGGCACATAAagatattttgttttgttttgttatatTATAACGACAATTAATTCAGGCAGCAGTATTTGTTGCAATCTCCGCTCAAGATTAGGACTATTCATCCAGAAATTGCAAAATATCAAGATCGCATGTTAATTGTGGTCcttaaattcctcaaaaaaggAAGCTACTGATTTCATGCCCCAGAAGAAAATTGCTTGCATCTTTAGTCTTCAACAAAGCTATGATTTTTGTTACCACTTTCGTTCAGTGAAAGTGGCTTTCTCAAGTGCTTTTCTAGGTAAACCTCCAAAGTTGATTGAGATGTATTTACCTAGCACATGCTAACAccatacacacatacatatttAGGGTTTAGAATTTCAGAAAATGAGATTCGCAACATACCATGATGTTTCTCTTTTTTAGGGGCAGATAAATCTTGCAAGATTGATGATGAGAACGGTGTAATTGATTTGctacatgtatatatatgtgcTTCATCCATGCATACAGATTAAGGCTAGCAGCGAGTATAATAAACCGGATATTGATATGCTGCTGTTCCAGCTGGTATATATATTCATGCAATCAAATGGCTGAAAGTAGTGCAACAAAGTGGCCGAAGTGATGTATAGATTCCTCTCATAATTTCAACTATGAATGAATTTGGGCAGGGGAACAAGATCAAAGACGATGAAGTTGACATGGACATATTTATCCTAGTACTTCAGTGATGTTCTTGATTTTTTGAATCTTTTCTCGGACAAGTGATAACTGACAAGCGATCGATACTTTAGTCATCCAGCCTTTCCAAGGTGGTGACAATCTACCGAATATTTCTTGCTTTGCTGTTGACCGCTATTGCAAAGAATGAGGATTCATTTCTCAAGCAATCAAACTTGAATAGCCAAAATTCAGTCCACAATGATTAAACAGGTAGAaattatctatatatatatatatatatatattactaaAGCACTAatatgatttaagaaaaataattataaactTCTGATAGAAACCAATCATACTAGTTTGAACCAACCGACAGTtagtttgacaaaaaataaattaatccGACTATTTCTTGATGTCATGTCATTAAATCAGTAATAATGCCGTATTAATCTTACCAAAATCGCAACTATGGTAGTATATATTgttagctctctctctctctctctggcaTTGATATTTTCACTCTTTGtaatccaaaagaaaaagagaattaaaTATCAAAGCAGCATATTATATttgttaaaacaaaaaaaaaaaaaaaactttacaaTTTAGTAAAACCGTTCTTGCCGTGCTAATGAAGCAAGTGATTTTTGGATGGTTTCTATTGTATAGCGTGGATTGTAGGCCACACGCATCATTGCAGTGCTGTGTAATTTTTAGACTTATTTGCGATAAAAGATTGTTTTGGGCCCATCGTATTCTCTtgaacaataataataatatcaaTCAGTTGAGTTTAAGtacaaaaattttctaattttttagaACTCTGTCAACGAATGCCCTCAAACTCGTTCGTTACCTACTTGGAAGGCATTTTTTGTTGTTCCCTTCATCCATACATGAATCTATGCATCAAAATGAGCTATGTTGATgagaaaaatgtatttttccTCATAACTCACTCGATCGGTTGTGTTTCCTTCAATTGGTGTAGTGACGGGatgaaattgaatgaaatgCGTAAAATACTAAATTATGACATTTACAGTAGTTTGATGTGTGTGTAATATATGTGTATTAAACATTATGATcgtgacagtatatacactgtcaacACTTAACACTGGATAAATgataattatgtaaaatttgaatttaaatttttatatatatattatgaatcCAATAGTGATGATCTATATACtattagtgtatataaaatttactcgtaacaaaattttacttaaaaaaaaaaaacaaggaggTGAAGACGTTTTCTACAATGAGGCCATTGTCAGAGTTCAATCCACAACCCATTCTGCACTTGTCTCTTCTCGCAAATGCACATGGCAAAATTTGGATTCGGAGTACAACCCAAAAACAAGGAGCAGCTGGAGCCCAATGGTCTCGAATCGAAGGTCGGGGCAATTTGAACCATTTACGGTCCGTGTAATGCAGGACTATGGATGACCCATGCATTCAATACGCTTGTGCTAATAATCATCTCGTGGAAATGGAAAAAGCATATGCGTTATTAGGATGAGCTAAGAATTTTCATGGCtacaaccaaaaaagaaaaaaaaaaaagtaacaatgAAGATGTGAAAATGAAGATGTGTCAAGGTTTCTCCTTCGTTGCACTCTAAAGATTACAATTTCaaggtttctttttctttgaacTCTAAAAATTACAATTTTGTTATGCTTCGTGTCACAATAATTTTTACTTTCGAATCTATCTAATGAGTTCAGGtgttaatattttttaaaaaataaagctaaataagaaaaatgtataaatgtaaagtTTCAAGGTATACTAACAGATaacattttcaaaattattagcataggataaaaaattaaaataatgacAATGAGATATTGAGAATATTAATGTTCTAATATAATAGAATAAGACATTGTTTTTGGTTGCTTtatattttacaaaatctgataAAAGAAACTAATTATAGAGAATCAGCAAAAGCTACTCTTTGGTTGTTAATagattttaacttttttatATCATTAAAAAAACTATAATAAGAGTATAAAAACAACCGAGAGTATCGCAAACTTGATTTTAGAAATCAAAATCTATAATTAGTTAAAATAGTCAACTGAATCTGAACCTGAGTATGCTTAGATTTATGCTATAAGCTCAAGAAAAGGAACAAAGCCATCCTTCCTAGATACTTTTTCTATGGTTACAGAGGTcaagaggaagagaaaagaGGTGAGAGACACAATACATCTAATAATAGAAATTATAAAAGGTTGGAGAAGTGATTTTGGTGTCGTTTCCTAAAGTATTCACGAAATCAATTTACGCTCCAAATTATTTACAACCACAGGataaaatttgagaaaaaaaattatttatttgcctttcatcaaatgttattaACAAACACCGAAAACACTCTTTCCAAAAACATATTTTGATTCCATGTATTCTTCTTTTCATCAATGTTATTAGGAACTAAAGCTTGTTTTTTTTACACAAAACTATATCGTACTCATTTAAATGCCATGGGGTTGACTCACACTAGCATGCCATTGTGATACTCCATTCCATTCTCCATTATTAGAGTAGTCataaaagattttgaaaaaagaaaagaaaagaaaggttttccctacaataaattaaaaaactCATTGCACATTAAATACgtcaaaagaatttttttaaaaaaaaggtcgAGAAAATGagaatttataataaaattttttttttataacggATTAACTCggatccaaatccaaattgaatATGACCTGGACGGAACCAGGAACGTGTACTCCAGTTCATATGATGCGACGACGCCAATTCTACTCGCTCTAATAACGGAACAAAACTAACTACTCTGCTAACTCTGCATCCCAATATCCTACCCCACTCTGACCCGACCCGTTtaaatctctctctctcccccggTCCCTCCCtgtctctttcttctctctcctcGATCTCTCTCGCCATAGCAGACTCGAAGGTGAAAGTTAAGGAAGAAACACACAATTCTACGGTTTAATTCACTTTAATTGTCATTATCCAATTTCTGCCATTTTCACCTTAACTGGTTATCATCTCGTGTCAATTTCGCCTGAATTGGTTTGTTTTCTTCATCAAGTTTAATAATGGGTTTCAATTgagattttattttctttctgtAGTTCATCTTCATCAAGGTTTGACCTTTTTTGATAAAGGGTTATATTCTTCTCTATAACTTGTTTCAGGTACTAAGATATACAGTATACAGCAAGAATGGATTTAGTTTCCAAGTACCAGgtgattattttatttaatttgccATTTTATCTTATTAGTAGCTTGAGAATTTAATCTTAGCTATTGGTTCATCTGGAAGCTGAGACTTTTCAATTTCCTCCAGTTCTTTTTGTTGGTTTTAATATTCTGTATTCAGATAACGGAATGCATAGCTTGAATCTCGTTTTGctctaattttcaattttctattcccttaaaaaaaaaaagaattcctTTTTGCTTTAGTGTGTATTAAAATTTTAATTCGCTGAGTATTACTAATTGTGCAGGGGTACGTTGGACGTGTCTTTGGAAATGAGAACTCGGGTTCGAGTGAAGATAGGTAAATTTCTTGTTTCGTGGATTGATTTATGTGTATGTGTACGAGTGTTAGCTTTGTTTGAAAATGACTGGGAATAAGGAGGAGGTAAAAACTTGACTAACTTGTCCACATAAGTGAGAAAGAAGTAGAATGTCAAGGAGTGTAGGAAATATAGCAAATGTAGGCCTTCTAACCAAGGGGTGTGCTATTAGATTCTAGTTGAGATTTTGAGCCGTGAGTTCTTCTTGTGAGTTTGGGACTGTCTTTCTTTCAATGTAGATTCTATATCTTGTTCTTAGTTCATGTATTGTGACAACAGTTATATCGAACGCTTACTTGACCGGATAAGCAATGGTGTACTGGCTGAGGATAGGAGGGCTGCTATGGCTGAACTGCAATCTGCTGTGCCTGAAAGTCAAGCTGCACAGTTGGCTTTTGGGGCAATGGGTAATTGCTTCTCTCTTATGGatgaatttggttttttttccACAAGTGGGTAACTCACCCTTTGAATTAATGCTTTTCAGGCTTTCCAATACTTTTAAGCGTCTTAAAAGAGGAACGCGATGATCTTGAATTGGTTTGAATCCTTCTGTCTCCCTTTTTTCCTGTCCcttttcatattttgattttgattattgaatttctatatttttttgtcaaaaattcttgaatttctaTTATAGTTCCTTCATTTTGTGGTCTAAAATCTACATGTAGTGCTGGGAGTTCATTCTGGAAAAGTAAATGATGTTGATATCTAATTTACTGATTGTCCATGTGCTAATTTTGCTGAATATATTCGGGTATCTTCCCTTTGTGGGAGGCTTACATCGATCACTTTTGAATGTTTAAGCTTTCTGGTTGCACTTAGCACTGGTTGTTGTTTAGTCTCTAATATATGCCATCCCTGTTGTGGTATTCTCACTGTTCATACTTCTGGGTTGAGTAAAGTGTGTTTTTGCCCAACTATCAGAATAGAGATGAATAATTAGATGAATAAAACCCATTGTGATGATTTACGGTCGAGCACATTTCATGAATATAGAGTGTCTCTGGTTGTTAGATAACAATTTACACTGCTAAGTTGCACAATCTCAACTTTAAAGACGGAACACCTTTTGATCTTTTTCCTCACCATGCACTTGTATTAGATACTAAAATGTTATAATGTTGACTGTTTGAAGGTTCGTGGAGCTCTGGAAACTCTTCTGGGTGCCTTAACTCCAATTGCTCATAGCAGAGGTCCAAAAAATGAGGTTCAACCAGCTCTAATGAATAGCGATTTGCTTTCTAGAGAAGTAGACAGCATATCTCTTCTTTTAAGCTTGTTGGTAAGAAAACCAACTTTTGGACTAATAATCTGCAtatgttttggttttggtttttcctttGCAATTGCTAATTTAGTGTTCTGGCAGTCGGACGAGGATTTCTATGTGCGCTACTTTACAATTCAGCTGTTAACAGCACTTCTAACAAACTCTCCTAGTAGGTAATTTTTCCTGAAATGTTTTATACATGATGTTGCTTAATCATTTCTCTTGTTGCTTTGTAACTTCTACTTTTCTTAGAATTTTAAATCGATTTTTCAGGCTGCAAGAAGCCATTCTCACCATTCCTCGTGGTATTACACGGCTTATGGATATGCTCATGGATCGTGAGGTATGAAACTATAACTAGCATTGAGTGGCTTTTAATCTAATCTCCCTGTTGTTGATGGATCATGAgttacttttgtttctttttgtagGTTATAAGAAATGAGGCTTTGTTACTCCTGACTTACTTGACCCGCGAAGCTGAGGTGACATTTGGCTATATTCTTGTCTCAGATTAATTTCGTTTTGCTTTTCTATTTGACCTGATTTCTTGCTGTAATCATATCAGGAAATTCAAAAAATAGTGGTTTTTGAAGGTGCTTTTGAGAAGATTTTTAGCATTGTCAAAGAGGAAGGAGGTTCAGAAGGAGGTGTAGTTGTTCAGGTGGTTTACAATTTAAATCACATGCATTTGTCATTATGGTGCAGTCATCTTTATATGTCTTTCTCCTCTTCCAAAAGACCCAAAATTTCCTTGTTTTCTATCACTTCTTTTTTGGTGGTGTATCAAATTCATTCTGAAGTTTTGCTTTTATAGCATTAACCTGATTAGGGTGTCTTCTTTACTGTTAACTACTGATACTTTTGCTTCTTTGTCAAAGATGGAGACTTGGCTTCCTAGGAcatagtgaatttttttttggcttacTTTTCATTTATGATGCAGAAAGAAGTTCAATTTCATTTGTTTAGATATCAAGTAAAACTAATACCTTGTACATTGTCCATTTTGATATCGTATGAACACCTTCTGGCTAACTTTTCATCTGTGAATGACAAACACAGgggaattgttttttttttttggcttactTTTCATTTATGATGCAGAAAGAAGTTCAATTTCATTTGTTTAGATATCAAGTCAAACTAATACCTTGTACATTGTCCATTTTGATATCGTATGAATACCTTCTGGCTAACTTTTCATCTGTGAATGACAAACACGGGGTTATTATGGCCTTCTTAGGTGGTGGTGCATATAGGTTTAGTTCTGGTTATGTGAGGTTTATTGATATCTGTAACTATTTCACAGTCTTTTCattcttatttgtattttatatGGATATGATTGTTCCTGGTTTCTCTTTGGTACTCTACAGGACTGTCTTGAGTTGTTGAACAATCTCCTGCGTAATAATGCATCTAATCAGGTTAGTTAAGATATTATTTGTGGTTAAATATGCCTAGCTCTTAATCTGCAACTAATTATTTTTGCCTGATTTAGGTACTGCTTAGAGAAACAATGGGCTTGGACCCTTTAATGTCAATTCTCCGAGGAACCACCTACAAGTTTACTCAACAAAAGGTTCAAAACTCAAGATTACATTATTACAAATGTCTTGCATCTAGTTTGAAATGATTGTCCCTGCTGGGCACGCTGTAGCAATTACTGATTTGCTTGTATAAGCCATCAAAGAAGCCTTTCTTATTTCATTTCTTTGTTCTTGTGAATCATTCAATTGCCAGTAGACAATAAATATACTCAGTGTTCTGGAAACGATTCATTTGCTCATGATTGGAGGTCGAGAAGCAGATCCTGGCAAGGAAAAAAATAGCCTGACTAACAAAACAGTCTTGGTTCAGGTTGGTTTCAATATTTCTCCTTTGTGAAGTTTCTCAAGGCTTTGACCTCAATTTTCTAAGCAATTACAGTTTATGTATATTGTAGAAAAAGGTTTTGGACCATTTGTTGATGTTGGGAGTTGAAAACCAATGGGCCCCTGTACCAGTGCG from Coffea eugenioides isolate CCC68of chromosome 8, Ceug_1.0, whole genome shotgun sequence encodes the following:
- the LOC113779727 gene encoding homeobox protein BEL1 homolog gives rise to the protein MPIPGGEEKTRAMVTTTGYCFSDPSNVNPSIQTHIVTQLQSFESNPEIYNLTTGMEMIGFPSKNLQPTSHDNNSVMWKEFFGKPSGNHHHHYQAGGASSSKTINEPSSASDQFYQQDFSATGKPDFSTGISDTASQESLMVTQDHHNQSSAAWHVNRSVLLGDPSLRVVFPCEGNERPSQGLSLSLGSSNNPSTIGLQSFELKHQDDMRFAPSTSRDGQFIGKSLNIQQQQQMMEDGFLGKAANLHHQGLFQIRSSKYLAPAQELLNEFCNLETKQTDRTSKLKLHKTSQWQDQENASNPSKMQSLYSLDLMELQKRKAKLLQMLEEVDRRYKHYCNQMKAVVASFEAVAGNGAAAVYSALASKAMSRHFRCLRDGIVGQIKATKKALGEKDTAAPGTTRGETPRLRLLDQALRQQRAFQQMSMMESHPWRPQRGLPERAVSVLRAWLFEHFLHPYPTDVDKHILARQTGLSRSQVSNWFINARVRLWKPMVEEMYTEETKEGENSGESLDGGPAKGGLDDHQNPHHQSRADQDQKPTPDQLVRIDSECLSSIINNPEKNDSKSSKSLHQEDHNLQHIQHHSFSRASDSFGAVELDFSSYNHHSAGALSYENAHQTYAAGGSGSGSGSGGSGTGGGVSLTLGLQQHSGGGVSLAFSPASQNSLFYSREHMEDCPPVQYSLLDSEGQNLPYRNLMGAQLLHDLAG